The Trichoderma breve strain T069 chromosome 2, whole genome shotgun sequence DNA segment AAGATTGAACCAAACCGAAGCAACCAAGATTGCAGCTATTCCCGCGTCCGATACGATACGAACAAAAGCACTAAAAAGTTCCCCACGCAAGAGTCCACATCAAACAACATCGAATTCAGCCCAGCCTATCAAATTCACAGCAGGAAATACAGTACACAGCAGACGCTACAGGGGATACGTCACACCCCTTCAACGTTAATCTGGTCCTTGTTTAAGACAAGCAAACACCTTTCAGCCTATTAGCCGACGAATCAAGCCAGTTCAAGTTCCCCGAGATGATCATGCCTGCATTTGGAGCTGGCCATGTTTAAGTTCGGATGCGATACCTTTGTCTGGAAATCTCCGGTGTCGCAGCCGAGACGTTGATGTTCTGCATGAGTGATTGGGTAATCGTGAACTACAACCTACCTAGGAGCTGACTGCATGTGTTCATGTTAATTCAAACTTTGGCCCTCttacaacaacaacattgaTCGTAAGGTTTGGCTCTCTGTGCCTGCTGGGAGGACTCTGGTGAGACATGATGGATTACCATATCATTAAAGATGAAAAGGGTGTCTCCCTTCCaacgacatcatcaccacaacaATCACAACCAGAAGCATCACAACGCCGATCTACATCCTCCAAACGATTccgcatctccatcttcacactcctcttcctcacagccctcctcatcttcaaaaaCGCCCACAACACCCCCTTCTCCATCTGCACctcccaccaccacccaaACGTCGCCCAAGTCCAGCAATGCTCCATCAACAACTTCAAATCAGACCTCTCATTCCTTGATCCCGCAGAGCCCATCCAGCCCGAAGAGTTCCTCCTCCGCAGGGACCGTCTAGCGCAGGCCCTCGCCGCCAACAATGTCGACGCCTTCGTTCTTGAGCCGGGCTACACGTTCCAGTACTATGGCAACATCTCGCAGCAGGATTGGGAACCATGGGAGCCTGAAGAGCGGCCGTTCCTCATGCTCATCATGCCGCAGACTTCCTCCGACGGCAGCGTTTCCGCAAAGACGGCGTTTTTGTCACCGCATTTCGAAGAGGGCCGCGTTCGCATGCTGGGCATCCCGTCTCGCGAGGAAGAGTTGGACATTGTCATCTGGGAAGAACATTGGAACCCGTACACAACACTCCTGGAATCGAGACTCTTCAGCGGCAAACAGTCCCCGACGCTCATGGCCGACGAGGAAATCCGCGACTACATCGTCCGCGGCCTCGACGGCGCAGGCTTCCGCACCGTCGGCCTCAGCCCCGAAGCAGAGCTCGTCAGACAACTCAAGACGCCCGCCGAGGTCGAGCTCCTCCGGGCCGTAAACACCGGCACCGTGGCCGCCGTGCGGGCCATGCGGCCGTGTCTCGTCCCCGGCCTGACGGAGAACGAGGTCACCTCCATCCTGGACCAGACCATGCTCTCCAtcggcttcggcctcttcttcaacatcgtCCTCTTCGAGGAGCACGGCGCCCTCCCGCACGGCGGCTTCGTCACCGGCGACAAGAAGCTGACGTACGACACCATGGTCGTCATCGACGTCGGCGCGCACTACCTCGGCTACTCGTCCGACATTTGCCGCAGCTTCATGATTGACGTGCCGCCAGGTATGACGGCGTCGACGACGCACTCCGACCCCTTGCGCGTCGAAAAGGAGAATGTCTGGCGCATCGTCCTGGAGGCGCAGAcggccgctgccaaggccatgaagcCCAACAACACCGCCGCCAGCGTCGACATTGCGGCTCGTACTGTCATTGAAGATGCCGGGTATGGATACGGATTTACGCACCGCCTGGGTCACGGCATTGGTATCAAGGCACATGAGTCTCCGTATCTGAACAAGTGGAACACTGGCTCGCTACTCCGGCCGGGAATGACATTCACGAATGAGCCGGGTATCTATCTAGAGAACAAGTTCGGTGTCAGGCACGAGGATATTTACCTGGTCAAAGAGGATGGCGAGGCAGAGCTCCTCACGGGTCAGCGGGCACGAGGAATGTATGAACCTTGAGATCGTttgttaaaaaaaaaaaaatcaggGGGTATCATTGTAAACTAATATCTAGAGATATaccattttcttctctcccgtTATATACAATGCTTCCCAACATAAATGTGTACCATAACGCTATGCAATTCCCAACTACGCCTCTCCCGATCCTCGATGCAAAGGAAAGCCGCTCGCAATCGCAGTACGCGGCAGGTGCTGCAACCACGGCATGGCTTCGCTCCCGGGGATAGGAATGTGGTTCAAATTACAGTCAATGTAAACATTCTCATCCAAGTAAACCCAATTGGACACCTCCGTCATGCTTTCTGCCACCACTCCGGGAAACGGCGAGGAACTCAAGGCCGCACAAAGCCAGGACATTTGCTGGAAGACGTCGCTGAGGGTATGAAGCCTGGCACTCAGGCTCATCCTGATCATCGAGCCCTCCGTCTCGATGTGAACGAATCTCAAGCTAGGCAACACTGCGCCTTTACCATCGCTGCCGTCCCAGAGAGACATGCCTGAGAATGCATCTCCTTGTTCGAGAGAAGATGCCGCGCTCGTGAACGCATCTTGAAGACAGCTCAACACGACGGGTCCGCTTTTCGGCCATTGCTTCTCGACATACTCGGATACAGTTGTGCAGACATGCTCAGTAGCGGTGCCTGTCACCACAGGTAGAGACCCGAGACGGGTATTAGATAGGTCGCCAAAGCCACCTAGCGGGTTGAACAACTGGCATTCAAACTTGAGCTGAACGATATGGAAGCCGTCAGGCGGAGGAGGGCCGGGTCTTCTCAACACAACATCCCAGATGGCCGACTCGGCAAAGTGGATCTGGACATAGTGTGGAGACAGAAGCACCTTTTTCATCTCATCGATGAGCTCTTTGGCAGCATCCCCGGTTGTTATAAGCGTATGAAGTGCGCGGGCGATTTGATCCGGGGATCCTCCCGGCGACTGATCGGGAAACTCGCGATGCCAGTAGCCGCACAGCAGCTGTAGAGCCAGCGGGAAGTCGATTCCCTTGGTGTTGGTCGACCACGTTAGGGGCCGTCTCGATAATCCCGGACCGAGCTTATCGAGGATGCATCTAGCCGTCTCGGGGCCGTTTAGTATAAGCACGAGTTGACGGATAGGGCCATCGAATAACAGAGTAACTTGACGAGCATGCTGGCTTCCAGAGCCGTGATCAGAGTCGGTGTAGAACCGGAAGAGCTCATCCCACAGCTGCCTGACGAACACCGACAAGAGCCGGTCCAGCACTCGATCAAGATTGACCCGAACCCTCCGATCTGGGAAATAGTAGTGGGCTAGCAGCTCATTGTTCAAGCCATCGGCCAGGGCCTTGGCAAATGCGGCAACTAACGCCCCGGCGACCAGGGGTGGGAGCTGGACCTCGATGTtcttggcctgctgctgcgagaaggagaagcaggtGGGAAACgggggcggcggcggcttgaCGAGCGTATACGAGGAGGGGGAAGCAAGGCCTGTCTCTGGTATCCTAAGGGTTTCAGGACAGCCAGGCGGAGGTGGCATGTCTGATCATGGCTGTGCAACAGGAAGAGGGACGAGTAGTAGATGAAGAGGGGACGGTGGTGAAGTGAGGATGTGTATATGTAGGCGTGTGTATAAGACGCATCACCAGCCGGTCCACCAGGGGAATGGATGGAGATAGATGGGATAGAGTGCACGTTTAAGCTTGACCAATCCCTAATGGAAGAAGCCGATCCAGAATCGTCTCGGTATGCAAGCCACGCCCAACGAAGTTTTCATCGCCATTTTATTTATCATGTGCTGCCCACCTGAGCAGGCCAAAGTCGAGCCTTGCGTTTGCTGACGTTGCAAGCCGTCGAAAGCATTGCGCGTCCCGCTTCCGAGCTAAGGAAAATGCGTCTCCAGCTCGCCACACATTaccctttttttcacatCCACGTCccctattttatttttctttgcccCAGGAACAACAATGTGCCGAGACAACTCTGAATCAGTTGCTCATTCTTACTTTTGCGTAAGCATTTTTTCCCATGTTCCAGGCCCGGGGGCAGCTTTTTGACGTTTCGGCTGGGAATTTCGCCAGAAGCTGCGCGTCCCGGGCCAGCGACCCGCTCAGCTGCTTGAATAAGGTAAGTTAGTTTATTGGAACCCGCCGACGACTGATACGCATCTCGAGATAAAAAGGGCAATAATCGCGCGAAATTAGAAGCAACACTCTAATTTTGTCGAtatctactccgtagtatGAGCAAAAGCATCGAGATGCAGTGACTGGAATGTGGGTTCTGGGTGAGTGACCCGGCGCTTGGTGGGTGGTGACGTACCACGTGGTCgggtacgagtaccttgaTACAACCAATTCGACAAATTATTGTCAGCCAGATGATTCAAACCCTGCAGTTATAAAGCAAGGGAGCTTACTCTCGTCAAAAGTCATATCTCATCATTATGTGCCAATGTTCTCAGTGGAAGGGATAGGATACAGGGTaaatcctcttcatcttcatagcATCATATACCACCGACCATACATAGAGCGGCCCTTCAAAAAAGAATACATTGAACCGCCATGTCTACAAATCCCTTGATAATTGAGAACCCTACTTCTCACAGACACAAAATCGCCTGcgctctctttctccttcaccGCGAGGTATAGCCGGCTACCGTATTGCCGGCCCCGGGAAAGATCAATCGAGTCGCATCGGCTCTAGTTCTTCGGCCCCACCTCCGGCATCTCGCTTCACCTCCATAGGCGTCTCGGCATCCACGCTGTATTATCTTAAAAGTTCTGCTGATGAAACCTGTTTTATACCGTGCATTTCGAAGGCCAGCACTATTCTCGATAGCAGAGCACAGCCGACAAGCGCTTCGACCACGGTTAACATGTCGAGCAGTGTCACAAAGAGAATACTCCCTAGGACAACAGTCCCGAGCATATATGCAAAATGGATAACACACTGCCAAACCACCCGAGAGCAACATGCATAAACACCCATCCGCCGGGCCTTTTTTCCAAACGTAGGGGTCGCCCGTACAGTGACGGGGTAAATTCATCCAATATCCATTTCACTACGGCAGATTTCCTCTGCGTGGCTTTGGAGGATGCAATAGAGTATCCCGCTCTCAGCGTACTATATGCAATGCCAAAGATCGGCGCCATGACAACCATCCAAAAGAATAAGATGTACGTTTCTAGCACGTTGGGGATCTTGATGCTCACGGTATAGGTAGCCTGCGATACGGCCTTGTAGGTAAGCCGATAGACCTGATAGACGACGTTCCCCGTAGCGAGCATGCCGACTAGGTACTCAACACAGGAGATGGCAGCGCGAACAACCCAAGGCGCTCGCATTAACCAACGAGGGAACCCAATAGTCGGCACAGTCAATACATAGGAAGCCAAATCTCGATTGATTAACAAGGCTAGATTCGCCATTGACGGGCCAAACTGCGATAACCCAGCCGGTAACAGTCCAATGAGAAGCCCAGAAACCGTAAACTCGTTCTGATAGCCTTTCGTGCAAGCCGGCAAGACGCAGTCGATCAGCTTGCCGGCCCAAGCATGCCCCTCGCCATCGGGTAGGCTCTGGTTCGTGTAGTTGGCAAATTGACCAGCGCAGTTGCTCTGTATGATTCCCGGTAGGAAGTCTTCCGATGCGGGGAAGAAGCTCGGAAACTGGTTATGAGCACGAATGTGAGGGTTTCCTGCTGCAAAAACTGATCCGACGAGGGCGGCTACAAGTATCACAGTCCCCTGGAGCTGCATTATCGTCATCGGGGTCAGGTAGTTGGCgaagctgctgccaagaagtTGGTGCAACGCAATACCGTCTCCGATCCACAACGAAATCAAGAATTGGACACAATCTTCGCTCGACTTAAATGACTCCGAGCATGGAGGCCCTGAAGCACGCATTCCAGGATGGGGATATATATACCAAGTCTCAACCCCCCAACTGCTCTGTGCGGTACTAGGGAAGATCCTGCTTGGGAGCGATGGAGTGTACCCCCATGGCCATTACCACCATCGCTATCGCTCTCGAGTGTCCGTAGCCAGCGACTGGTCACCGAATCTTAGCCCATGTCTTCGGGAACTTTGAGTTCTTTTTACGAGGTAGATGGCTGTTTATCAAATTTGCAAATATATTGGATACTGTACAGACATGTTTTTTATTGGTTATATGACTCTGCATCGAAGTCGAAGAACAGCGTTCTGAGCCGTTGTCCCGACGTGACACAAGAAAAAGCATGTGAGCTCGGATGGCTATCTGTATGGCTACCAGGCCGTCCGAATAACAAGGGTACGTTCTGAAGAGTCGTGTCGATACGAAGTATTGAATACTAATAGGAGCGAAGGATTCAGTACTCTGGGTTCCCATTTTCACCGTTCGCCCAGCCGCAATCTAGGCATTTCAGAGAGAAAAGCTATGTATTGTATCCAAAAGCTATATGCACTGTTCATTGTTTAGATCTGGTTTATGTACCTATGTAAACACATGTGGAAGAGAACGCCACATTGATGAAGAGTTGGGTTTGTCCGACAatcttgtctttgtctttgtgaTCTTCTAGTTACCAAGTGTAGTCGCTGTATAtcattggctgctgcagccatcCAGCAGGTAGGATTCGCGGATTCAACTTGCAGGGGCTAGCGAGCCTTGTGAGCCTTGTGTTTAGGGGCCGGGCAGCCGGGACagacatacatatatatatcaaggTATTTCATGagttctcttctctctcatatGCCGTGCCaggtacatacatacctAACTGTTGGTCACCATTACCTCTCACCATACCCGAGAACAATACGAGACGAAAGGTGGTTGGTTGCATTGATGCAGCCCATATGAACCAAGTCCGTAGCAACACTCCGCACATCCCCTCATGCTCCTCGGGCTTTTAAATTGCCGACAATAGAAGCCCCCAATACCAGAAGTCCCGTAGCTCGTGGTGGTAAAACAGATGCATTCCAGACACAAGGGGGTTCGAGGTGCTTGCCGCCAGACTCATCATAACAGGCGCCATCCCTCGGCTTGATTGGACCGTCCCTGGAGATGTGCCATCAAGGGCTGCAATGTGGCTGCTGCCGTGCAACTACTGTGTACATGTAGAGGTAGAAACTCCGTCGATCGCTTGCAACCCCGCATCAATCGACgtgagaaagaggggaagcTGACAAGACCTCATATTTATCCGCCTCTGTAGATCATAATCGCTCAGGAACAAGACGCATGAGGCACAAGCTTTCGGTTGGAGAAGGTAGGTTGTGAAAAGTAGAATTTCAAGTTATACATTAAGAGTGTAAACACTCCGTTTCCGTGAAAGTAAATTGAGTACATAAGCGATGCATCCAGCAATCGCGTCATCATGTCCCGACCAACAACATCTAGTTGCAATATCCCGGGCGCCGACTCGCACGAACCAGGCGAagccaaacaaaaaaacaattGAAGGAACTATTGAACAGACATTAGGATGGGTAGATGTTCATTTACTCGTCATTGTCcttggacttcttcttcttcttgccaccgccaccgccgCTTGACGAGCCCGTCGCCGGCTGGCTCTGGAGATGTACTTCAAAGTAGTTCTCGCCCTGATCCCATGCGAAGCCCTTGAGGTATGGATtatcaagctcatcatcagcctgcGAGTTACGTTAGTCGACAAATCTTCGGAAAGGGAAGTTTGGGTACATGTGCAAGACTCACTCGGTTCTTGTTTGCCTTGTGAATGGCCGACAGGGCGTCACCTATTGTCAGGCCCTTCAGGTTTCGAGCCACGACTTCTTTTCCATGGGGGAACCTCAACGTTATGCTCTTGATGGGAGGCTTGGTGAGGGGAACCTGTAGCAGCTGATCATTGTCGAGATCCTTGGGCCGCTGATTTATTTTCCTGGGTTGGGAAGAGGTGTTAGTTTATGTGTAATGATTAATGGCAATGACCAGATGCTGATTGCCTGGGAAATTGAAACGTACCACGCTGTCTGCTGTGTCTCTATTGCGAGTTCTAGAGGCGCATGGCTTTCATCTATCATGCATTGTCAGTAAACGAAGAGGCCATCAGTTACATATGACTACGAAGCAACTTACTGATTTCAGCAATGGTCATAACACCAGCCGCACTAGAGCTTGTTCTCCTATGGCCCTTCTCTTtgggcggtgatgatgacagGCCTTGAACGGCGGAGTCGACCTTGGTGAGAGGTTCAgacatggcgatggtgatTGGCTGGATCAGAACGGATCCAAGAGCTGGATTGACTGTGTAAGCCGGAGATGCAGACGATGCCAAAGAGGACTATCAAGGCTGTTTACCTGTTTGATGAATCAAAGAcgatggatgaagatggttggaatgtgatgagaagaagagagaagaggagaaggttggagagaggggaaacAGTGGCTTGATAAAGGCAGGCAGGCACGGTGGTACTCGCTTCCGTGAGTGAGCATCCCATTGCCATTTCCTGCCCCTTACGCAGCCCGGGCGGGGTAACGACTTCCTTCTCCCGGACTGGGAATGAGCATTGGATCGCGTGACAATGATACCACTGGCGATGGCTGGACCTAGGCCTTGTGGTACCCGATTAGGTTTAGCAGGTGCTGATGCACTAATATCCACCCAAATCCGGGGAAAGAATCTGGGGAAGCAGACCCACTGCGCAAACGAGTACcgagtgaagaaaaaaaagagcctcGCCAGGGGAAGAGGTTGCAAAGTGCCGTGGGCTGTTTTTCGTTTGGATGCACGACGATTTTCCCTGGGTTTCCCTCTGGGTGTGCTCATGAACAAGTGCCGTGGCATCACGAATTGAATTCAATCAGCCATCCAATGTGACTAAATCGCCCCCCTAGCCCCTCACCGGCCGATCTCTCCGAGTGGATCGGGTACTTGGCTCCACGGCGCCCACAACGCTCTACGTAAGGTATCCGGTACTTGAACCCGCCATTGTCTCGAAAAAGTGACGTACTCCCTCCATTCCGTATATCCCGTCCAATAACATCCGGCGAGTCGCCCGACTGAATCGCATCCGGACTGtgttgcagcagccattTTACTGCCTGTCTGGGTTTAGATGAGAGGCGAGGTGGTGATTGGCTCTGTAGAGGTCAGGGGACACAGTTTCAGTGTACAGTATGTAGGGAACTTGGACGCAAGCATTTACTCCGCAGCGGCTGAAGACACGCAGGACATTCATCCAAAATGGCCGCCCTCCCCCGGAAGCAGCGCCTTGCATCtcccgctcttcttcatcctgcATGGCCTGTGAATGGCGTCCAAATCATACGCTCAGCGTTCAACATTCTTCCCAAGGAGAGACAGTGGTTCTATTGCGGGACCTTCGGCCTGCACACCGAGCCCCGCTGTGGGCCTCATAGCACGATGCATCGCGTGTTTGCCGTCAAACGTCAGCACGAAACAGCCCACACGATGTGATCCCGCGAGCACTCCCGAGAGTCAATTGATCACAGGATACACCTCCAAGACCAATTCACTTCCAGTCTGGACCGATGCGAAAGATGATATAACATGCACAGCACGGCATCCCTTGCGTCTGAATTTGGTGACAGTGACTTGAACCGGAAATTGAAGATCCACCGCCCAGTCAATACGACGCTCGCAACTCCCATGCAAAGCTCCCAGCTTCCATAAATCGGACGCCTAAATCACTCCAATGCACCGTGTCATTAGTTAGACGAAACAGCCGAAACGACAACCCCAAaggccttttcttttgtttctgttACTGTTTTCCCAGCCCGCATGCTCGCCTGACATATGCACACATACTAATGTTGCAAGTTGACCAAACTTTCGAGTCGTTCAACGTCATGGCCCCGGCCACCTCCCTTTCCTATTTTCGAAACCAACCTGTGACAATAATTGAAAGATGCCGTCCCTAAACTTCCCGACGATGCTCGTCCCGATTCATCCATCCTGCCCGACTGAGGGATATTGCGTGTCCGTTACCCTGTAATCCAGGCATCATTGCCACCAGTGGAGGTCGGCGATGTCCTAGACGGTCCACAGCAGTCCTGCGACATGGGCAAAATGCTCATATGACTGTTTCGAGGATTCAGGAAACACATGTTGTATACGACTAAAACCCCTTGCACGATTCGTTTCACCTTCCATCGACAATTATGAGCAAACGTTGCCGACCGTCGAGACGTGATACCCAGACCGCGATGCGAGTGAATACAACCCAATAGACCGCCGATGTGAATTCTAGCAATGAATGCTTTGAAGATTGTGATGGAAAATGCGGTATCATGGACGCCGAGATAAATAATATGGGAAACACGAACAACGCTTTTTGCCACGACCGGGAGTATTACCATGCGCCATCCACCGATCTTTGTCGACTCGATGAGGATATGCCTTGAAGGGACGAATAGAGCACGAAACCGGTTGCTGGATCGATTGAAGCCCCCATTTTAACTCTCAACAAAATTTGTATGATACCTTAAGGAGCCGATGCATGCAGTCTTACGCATTGCAATGCCGCTGACCATATTACTGCGTAGGCACTTCACCATGGCCCGTAGACGACCTCCACCGAACCACCACACGACTCAATCTGGATCCTCGTCCAACCTACGGAAATTTGGGCAAGTATAGAAAGTCCCAATCTCGTCGATTACAAGCTTGAAATACACCATTTGCCGCGATCATTGTTGTCACTATtggcctctcctcctcaagaCATCCCGATACCGCGCACATGCAAATCCATATATGCGACCCGTCTCCGACTACCCTAATCCCCGCAATGGCTGGAATCTCACACGATAAAACGATTGCGATATTTCAATTTGgatgatttctttttctttttggatTCTTCAATCGATTATCCCCTTCTGCTTTCTCCACTGCAGGGAATTAACCACAGCAGAGGCTTGTCCTCTCTGTGTTATGTATTGACTAGGTACATGAGTCGCTATAGAGCAGCATCCATAACACCATTCACACATCTCCTCGAAGCACCGAATCATCGCAAGATTTCTCAAGGATAAACAAGGCTTCAAAAAGAATCTCGAAGAGGTATTTCGGAGCGTTGCTATGAGATAATGAATATCTGTCTAATATGATTGGTGACACCCAGCCAAATATCGCGACGTGCGAAGGAAAGATGGACTCGAAAGATAGGGGCATGCATCAAGTGTTTTTATGAGTATATGATGCGGTAAGCCACTCTCACCCATGTAATACGATGCCTTGTGTAATCGCTCTCATCTGATATCCGGTGTAGAATATGGAGAGTGAAATTTATGGGCAGTGTAGGTTATGTGTGCAGCTCAAAGTCGCGGGGAAGTATCTAGCGCTTAGCATCTAATGCTTCTTACAGTCAAGGGCACGGAACCTCGACGCATGGTCAAAAGGAAACTGGGAATGACGGGCTGTACGAATCATGGTTGGATGTTGGTTTAGGGTGGGATTTATGCGAATGGAATACGAATTACGAAATACAGGGAACGGCATTGTGAAATCATCACAAGTTGCAGGGTGAAACTGAGCATCGAGCATGTCTCACAAGTGTCAGAAACCACACACTTCTACTATGGAGAAAAATGGCGCCGAAAAATAAAACATTGAAACGTTTGCGATGGACTGAACAGATCTACTTCATTCATGCTGCCTCTAGACAACAAGGTCCACGGATGCGCTTCCATTGTGTCGCATCTAAACGCTTTACTCATAGACACTTAAATATACGAATGCATTTTAATTATATGGCAGACCATACGACGAAATTCCCAAATGTCAATACTTTATTCACTGCTGTTAGACAGATGCCACCAAGGTTGCAatgccaagaagaaagaggcagGACGCCATTCTACCTCAAACGCAGCGGTAGCACTTTGAAACATTTCTGTCGATTCAACTAGCTAAGATATAAAACTAGAATTTGTAAATATTTCCTTTTAACTTAAATGGCTTTGCATCGTGCTGCAGTTGCGTTTCGTCAGATAAGAGGTCACCTCTCGTCTGCCAATCGAGGACACGCTTAGAGATGGGTATTAGTACCGGAGATACAGCCAATCTGTGTTATTGGCCGCTGAATTCATGCAATGCACACCCCAATGCATGTGGTGTAGTAGATACGACGTAATGAAACATCTAGACTTTTAGCGACCTCTCGGGAATCGCGAAGTCATTTGACAAGACCATGTGCGTATTGTCTGATGCAAAGCCCCAATGCGACATCACCTATGTCTTGATACATACAAATGCGCTGTTAACCATTACGGCCTACACAGCGTCAACTTCTCGGTCTCTTCACCTGTATCAGATATAACCTGAATCAACTCTACCTTGACCTTTCCCTTCACTTTTCAGCAAGCAAGAAAGCTCTAAGCTAGTTCTATTCGTCAGCATCGTGGGAGATCAGCGGCGGAAGTATGTCGCCGGAGTGGTGATCGGAATATCGCTTCTGAACAAGAAAACTCCGATAGGCGGTTCCGTCAATGGTTTTCCACTTCGCCAGTGAGCGAGTAGCTTCTGAACAGAACACAAACTAGATGTTCTGCGATGTGGTTATCAACTGCCTACCATCAAAAGATATTTTGTTATTTATGAATGCAATCTGCCGTGGATTATGCAACTGATGTTTTCACAGGCaattcttttcctcttttgaaGTCAAATAACTCATAAAAAGCACCAATTCGACATGATTCCGTTAAATACCACCCATTCAATAAAGTGAATATCCTCCCAAAACATGAATGATGGCACTGTAGATACAATCGGCCATGCAGACATGGTCAACCCTCGCTCCACCCAACGATGTACTGGGCTCATCACAACCCAGGATACACGGTCAAGGAAACGGAAATGCAGATGAAGTTGGGTGCAGCGTGACAAATACATTGATTCGGAATATCAAAAACATGCAAAATTAGATGGTTCGATTGAAGATTCCGGGCAAAGTTACATGCACTTTGGTTCATCTTAGACTGACTGAGAACCTTGAACGGACGGTAATCTTCAGTCCaaacatcaaatcaataTTACAAGCTCTAGCACCTGTATTATCCACTGTAAGCATCAAGATCCAAGGGCATCCATCCGAATCCAGCCTAAAGCCGGGGCTGGACTCGGCTTTCAACAAGCTCCTACGGGGCCATCCTGCGGCGGAACCGTTCCggacaaggagctc contains these protein-coding regions:
- a CDS encoding metallopeptidase family m24 domain-containing protein, with protein sequence MDYHIIKDEKGVSLPTTSSPQQSQPEASQRRSTSSKRFRISIFTLLFLTALLIFKNAHNTPFSICTSHHHPNVAQVQQCSINNFKSDLSFLDPAEPIQPEEFLLRRDRLAQALAANNVDAFVLEPGYTFQYYGNISQQDWEPWEPEERPFLMLIMPQTSSDGSVSAKTAFLSPHFEEGRVRMLGIPSREEELDIVIWEEHWNPYTTLLESRLFSGKQSPTLMADEEIRDYIVRGLDGAGFRTVGLSPEAELVRQLKTPAEVELLRAVNTGTVAAVRAMRPCLVPGLTENEVTSILDQTMLSIGFGLFFNIVLFEEHGALPHGGFVTGDKKLTYDTMVVIDVGAHYLGYSSDICRSFMIDVPPGMTASTTHSDPLRVEKENVWRIVLEAQTAAAKAMKPNNTAASVDIAARTVIEDAGYGYGFTHRLGHGIGIKAHESPYLNKWNTGSLLRPGMTFTNEPGIYLENKFGVRHEDIYLVKEDGEAELLTGQRARGMYEP